DNA sequence from the Blastopirellula retiformator genome:
CACACGCAAGTCAATCTCGCGTTGGATGGCTTCAGCGGCTATGCGGTGCTGCGTTCGCCCGAATTCGCGGAGGCGCTCCGCAAGCAAGGGATCAAGCTCGACCTGGTCGACGACGGCGCCGACTATCCAGCGCGCCTGAAGTCGCTGAAAGAGGGCAAGACCGATCTGGCGGTCTTCACCATCGACGCCCTGGTCAAGACCTGCGCCGAAGAAGGAGACCTGCCGGCCACGATCGTCGCCCTGATCGACGAAACGGTCGGCGCTGACGCGATCGTCGCCTACAAAGAGGTCTACCCCAACGTCGACGCCCTGAACGATCCCGAGACGCGGTTCGTGCTGACGCCGGACTCGCCTAGCGAGACGCTAACACGGGTCGTCATCTCCCGGTTTCAACTCGACCAGTTAAGCGCTGACCCGCTGATCAAAGTGGCCGACGCCGCCGCCGTGGTTGATAAATACAAAGCGTCGAAGCCTGGCGACAAGCTCGCCTACGCCCTGTGGCAACCGTTTGTTGCGCAAATGCTGAAGAACGAGCGCACGCACGTTGTCGTCGACAGCTCTCGTTTTCCTTCGGCGATTGTTGACGTACTCGTCGCCAGCGACGACTTCATCGCGAAGAATCGCGAGACGGTACTAGAGGTCGTCAAAGCTTACCTGACGGTCAACCACCAATACCGCAGCGACGCCGATCGCATTCAGCTGGTGATGGAAGACGCGGCGTCTCTGGATGCGGCGCTGACGCGCGAAGAAGCGGCGCAGCTGGTCGAAGGAGTTTGGTGGAAAAATACCCAGGAAAATCTCGCCCACTTCGGCGCCAAGCCGGAGGCGAAACTGCCTCATCTGGAAGACATGATCGCAGGCGTCACCCGGGTCATGCTCGAGTCAGGCGCCATCGCCGCCGACCCGACCGATGGCCATCCCAACTACCTGTACGACGATTCGGTGCTGAAAGAGCTGATCGATTTCCATCCAGGCGACGAGGCCGAAAAGATCCGCGGCGCCATGATGCCGAAACTAACCGACAAGCAGTGGGAATCGCTAATCCCGGCTGGTACGGCGCGGGCGCCTAAATTAGTTTTCGCCCGCGGTACGGCTCGGTTGACCGAGCGCAGCCGCGTGCTGCTGGATGATCTTGCCGGAACGCTGCAATCGACCCGATACTACGTGATTGTGCGGGGCAATGCGTCGCGGCAAGGAGACTTGGAAGCGAATCAAAAGCTCGCCTCGCAGCGAGCGCAAGAGGTGGAGCGTTACTTGATCGAACAAGGGGTTGATCGTGATCGACTGCGGGCGATCGGCGTTCAACCGAGCGGCGACACGTCGGTTTCCTTCGTGCTTGGCGAACTCGCCTACTGAGCCTTGCCAGGCAACCGCGTATCGAATCGACTTGGGCCGATGGACGAACTGAAGAAAAAGGTACTACTCGATCTCTTCGTCTCGCCGTGGACCCTCGTACCGATCGTCGGCGGCTTGAGTGCGTGGCTGATTTCGTGGGGAGTCGACGGCGATACGACGTTAAATTTACTGGGACTGGCCGGCGTGTTGTCCGGCGTGGGGATTCAAGCCTCGCGGCTGATTTTCGGTCTCGAAGAGCTGACCCAAAAAGCGTACGGCTACCTAACCGAGAAACAACGACGCGAGCGAGACGCCAGGCTGGACGAACTGGCTCGCAAGCTCGAACAAGATGAGGATCCGCGGAGCGAAGAATGCCTGGTGAAGTTGCGCACGCTGTACGCCTCGCTGGAATCGGAACCCGATCCGCGCGGCGCCGCCTTCGCGTTTCGCCAGCAGGTCGACGCCCTGTTCTATGCGGCGATCCGGCAACTGGAGCGCTCGCTACGGTTGTGGGAAAAGGCGAACCGTCTGCCGCATGGCGCCGGCCGCCCGCTGCTAATAGAACGCCAAAAGGCGGTCGACGAGGTGGTCGACACGGTCGAGCACCTGGCTCGCACCGTGCAGCAGTACCATTCGTTCCGCTTGCAGGATAGCGACGATGAGTTGTCGAAGCTCCGCACCGAGCTCGACCGGACGATGGAAGTCGCCCGACGCGCTGAGCAGGTGATGGACTCGATCGAGTCTTCGCCTGATCATGACGACGCCAAGTACGAACTTTAACGACCCAAACGATTCACCACCAAGTAAACGAACCGCATTTTGCGAAGCGAGGTTTCTGAATGTTCAAAGCAATCGGCAAGTACGTACGTGCGGTCTTCTACCTGGTCACGTTCCGTATCGATAAAGCGAGCGAAACGTTGCGGATGAACCCCGGCGTCATTTCCGCCAACTACGATCGCATCATCGAAGAGAAGCGGAGCCGCATCAATCAATACAAAGACGCGATCAGCGCCATGATCGCCCAGGAAGAGAACAAAAAGAGCAAGCTGAAGACGCTGACCGAAGAACTCGAAAAGCTCGAAAAGCTGAAGGCGGGCGCCGCCGCCAAGGCTCGCCAGGTCGCCGCCAAATACAACGGCGACGCCGAAGCGACCCGCAACGACGCCGAGTACCAGAAGTGCCAGACCGCCTTCCGCGACTTCAGCAGCACCCTGTCCGAAAAGCAGGCCCGCATCGCCGAGATCGAGGCCGATCTGGAGCAACTGGTCGAAAACGTCAACGGCCACAAGTTGCAGATTCAGACGC
Encoded proteins:
- a CDS encoding phosphate ABC transporter substrate-binding/OmpA family protein encodes the protein MSKGKLLAASIVWLMILAVGVITWKVVFAPAVEVSRAEQERLAAEKARQEREAMLKRGGSASRYHTQVNLALDGFSGYAVLRSPEFAEALRKQGIKLDLVDDGADYPARLKSLKEGKTDLAVFTIDALVKTCAEEGDLPATIVALIDETVGADAIVAYKEVYPNVDALNDPETRFVLTPDSPSETLTRVVISRFQLDQLSADPLIKVADAAAVVDKYKASKPGDKLAYALWQPFVAQMLKNERTHVVVDSSRFPSAIVDVLVASDDFIAKNRETVLEVVKAYLTVNHQYRSDADRIQLVMEDAASLDAALTREEAAQLVEGVWWKNTQENLAHFGAKPEAKLPHLEDMIAGVTRVMLESGAIAADPTDGHPNYLYDDSVLKELIDFHPGDEAEKIRGAMMPKLTDKQWESLIPAGTARAPKLVFARGTARLTERSRVLLDDLAGTLQSTRYYVIVRGNASRQGDLEANQKLASQRAQEVERYLIEQGVDRDRLRAIGVQPSGDTSVSFVLGELAY